Below is a genomic region from Longimicrobium sp..
TGTGGGCGGCGCTGGTGCTGCTCATCGGACGGGGGCGGCTGGCGCACCCGCCCGTGTGGGATGCGTCCTTTCGCCTGAACGGGCCGCGCCGGGCGGTGGCGTGGGCGTGCTTCGTGATGTTCGTGCTGGCGTGGGTGCCGGTGCCCGTGCCGCTCGGGTGAGGGCCGGGCGGCGGCTCCGGTTGCCGTTTCCCTTGACGAGCACGCCACAAAAACGGAAATTCTCCACCCGGGGAGTAGCACCCAAAGTGCACGCCTTACCGGAGGTCCGGATGGCACGCCACAACCGCGAAGGCGAGGGAGAGGACCAGCACGGACGCCGGTACATCATCGGCTACCAGCCGGACTGGTTCCATCAGGTAAAGGTGGCCCGCGGGCTCGACAGCGGGCGCCAGTCCACCAAGATCCTGCTGCGCAATTCCGAGACGCCGCTGGCCGACCCCGGCCCGCGGGTGCGGACGCACATCGCCGCGCCCGAGCTGGGCATCGAGTTCGAGGTGAACCTGCGCGACGACCGCGGCGTCGTCCGCCGCATCATCGTGGAAACCATCGTTCCCGAGGGCGAGGAAAAGGGCGAAACGGTTTCGTTCATCGTGTCGCGCATTCCCGACACCCGCCGGTCCGACAGCCGTGGCTGAACGCCCGCCCGCGCGCCGCATCGCATGACCCTGGCCCAGGCGACACTGACGGTGCCCGACAACCGCCTGCTCTTCGTGGTGAGCGTGGTGGTGGTGGCCAGTGTGGTGCTGTTCACCGCCGGCGTCATCGTCACCCTGCTGCGCCGCTCCGACCGCCAGCGGGCGGAAGAGGAGAAGCTGGCTGCCATGGGCACGGCCACGGCGCGCATCCTTCACCAGATCAAGAACCCGCTGCAGACCATCGTGCTGCACGCCGACCTGCTGCAGAACGAGCGGATGGTGGCCGATCCCCTGCAGCGGCGCGAGGTGGCCGAGGCCATCATCGGCGAGTCGCAGCGGCTGGTGGCCATGCTCGACGAGCTGTCGGTGTACGCCTCGGGCGCGCAGCGGGCCATGAACCGCCAGCCGATGGAGCTTCACCAGCTGGTCCGGCAGGTGGCGGGGTACGAGTCCGGCGGAACGGGGATGCGGGTGGACGTGTCGCGGGTGACGCCGGCCGTGGTGCTGGGGGACCCGTACTACGTTCGCCAGGCGCTCGACAACCTGGTACGCAACGCGGCGGAGGCCATGGCGGCGCAGGACGACGCGCGCCTGGCCATTTCGGTGGACCGCGAGGGAGGCACCGCCGTGGTGCGGGTTTGCGACAACGGGCCGGGGATCGCCCCGGAAAAGCTGGACCAGATCTTTCAGCCGTTCGTCAGCACGAAAGGAAAGGGAATGGGGCTGGGGCTGGCCATTTGCCGCGAGATCGTCGAGGCCCACGCCGGGCGGCTGGAAGTGGAGTCGGCCTTGGGCGAGGGCACCCGATTCACCCTGCGCATTCCCCTGTATGGCGACGGCGTGAGCACGGGCGCGCTGCCGGGGCTTGCTCCCGAGCCGCAATCCGCGGAGGCCGCATGGAGCTGAGCGGCGTCTTTGCCCCCGCAACCACGCCGTTCGATCCCGTAACGGGCGACGTGGACGTGATCTCCATGCGCGCCAACCTGCGGCGCTGGATGGAGACGCCGTTGAGCGGAGTGGTGCTGTTCGGGTCCACCGGCGAGGGCGTGCTGCTGGACGAGGAAGAAAAGGTGAGGCTGACGGCGGCCACCCGCGAAGTGGTGGACGGCGGCCGGCTGCTGCTGGCGGGCACGGGGGCGGAAAGCACCCGTTCCGCCATCCGGCAGACGCGCGCCGTGGCCGCCGCCGGGGCCGACGCGGTGCTGGTGCAGCCGCCCACCTTCTACAAGCCCCTGCTTACCCCCGCCGCCCTGCGCGACCACTACCTGGCCGTGGCCGAGGCGGCTCCCGTTCCCGTCATCCTGTACCAGGTGCCGCCCAAGTTCAGCGGCATGGAGCTGGAGCCGGGGCTGGTGCACGAGCTGGCCAAGCACCCCAACATCGTCGGCATCAAGGACTCGTCGGGCGACCTGCGCACGCTGGGCGACCTGACCGACGCCTGCCGCGGCGGGTGCGACGTGCTGTCCGGCAGCGGCGCCATCATGTACGCGGCGCTGGAGATGGGGGCGGTGGGCGGCATCCTGGCCGTCTCTCTCCTTCTTCCCAACGAGTGCGCGGCGCTGGTGCGCGCCTTTGGCGAGGAGCGCTTCGGCGAGGCGGGGCGCCTGCAGGAGCGCATCGCCCCGCTGCACAAGGTAGTGGTGGCGGACCTGGGGATCCCGGGGATGAAGGCGGCGCTGGATTCCATGGGAATGCACGGCGGGGCGCCCCGGCCGCCCATCCAGCCGCTGCGCAACCGCGACCGCGGGCGCCTCGCCGACGCGCTGGCGGCGGCGGGGATTTTGCCGAATCCGATCGCGGCGTAGGGGGAGTGCGGGAGTGCGTTCGTC
It encodes:
- a CDS encoding HAMP domain-containing sensor histidine kinase, with the translated sequence MTLAQATLTVPDNRLLFVVSVVVVASVVLFTAGVIVTLLRRSDRQRAEEEKLAAMGTATARILHQIKNPLQTIVLHADLLQNERMVADPLQRREVAEAIIGESQRLVAMLDELSVYASGAQRAMNRQPMELHQLVRQVAGYESGGTGMRVDVSRVTPAVVLGDPYYVRQALDNLVRNAAEAMAAQDDARLAISVDREGGTAVVRVCDNGPGIAPEKLDQIFQPFVSTKGKGMGLGLAICREIVEAHAGRLEVESALGEGTRFTLRIPLYGDGVSTGALPGLAPEPQSAEAAWS
- a CDS encoding dihydrodipicolinate synthase family protein translates to MELSGVFAPATTPFDPVTGDVDVISMRANLRRWMETPLSGVVLFGSTGEGVLLDEEEKVRLTAATREVVDGGRLLLAGTGAESTRSAIRQTRAVAAAGADAVLVQPPTFYKPLLTPAALRDHYLAVAEAAPVPVILYQVPPKFSGMELEPGLVHELAKHPNIVGIKDSSGDLRTLGDLTDACRGGCDVLSGSGAIMYAALEMGAVGGILAVSLLLPNECAALVRAFGEERFGEAGRLQERIAPLHKVVVADLGIPGMKAALDSMGMHGGAPRPPIQPLRNRDRGRLADALAAAGILPNPIAA